A window of the Plasmodium vivax chromosome 12, whole genome shotgun sequence genome harbors these coding sequences:
- a CDS encoding hypothetical protein, conserved (encoded by transcript PVX_082420A), which produces MEDTSYNAYMSEVQSSNTIYNDANEKEARDNESAINSYNFSQTINPYYEYVNDEAAAAHRGEGDADTVKVASTYGSVGKPAMSNMTNVSGMTNVSGMTNVSGSPSANCPEDPLKNGSFDPSASTNSGNYQHHLVHNYMYSQNGGNLNGGGGSSGGIGPPQEEGNPNGPSSNPPNGIDGNVGKGAEDEENVGGQEVSFESANGEYADQMGHQNGIPMSNQFSHFESITDVNRTNGSNHHHHTPYDADFIGSDNPANLVDYEKRGGNSSDIPPGVLEYLNYYRKYGNGYSNGYGGGEFEGRAFGSGGHVNGSHVKDANEKEGEFYPMNAASPPRGSALLNDGGKGEENAGESRMQRSSMAYHHSPSKYFEGRVPGGMMPTYGKDKMVGMANGMTSGMSNGMANGMASGMSNGIPNGHNLINANATSTTTTTSTTATSKDANYYSSLRHEHSSSRVFPIGEFNQMGEEEEEAEEDDEDGGKKWQRFNNQRSANGGFPMMGATNNGAGNGFHNAAAMHSANQFSEPNDYYHNGMYGTNGGNGMGGDRMGSDRMGDRRMEEPVSPVQTQMGRGYYHGLNLNDYRKLNKGITKGARRGRKKKSESGIGTIAATGREEHTMRSCNSRRSSRRSSHRSSYRSSRRGSRVSSHRGSRRSSRRGSGIGTTLGAGLAASVIPSMSANHGSGANHGSGMSANHSSGGAASYPASRALPTLVNNQAKPRNNYHFFNASFSFVKREYNFNSSIRRNYISFRNNYYGNRKLWLKLNMRKRAGGCPSLAVPSAVAAVDTVGITGAANHANLANTATPASMAGTAARGEGRGYYQMGGSFGPSGDPAGTAVNSFPYARGGAVKGGVGGVGRGRGAEQDENDMMLMMGVINPEDDEETYSMGKNVKRRRRKRRKGVLTVVNNKTKGTRGRKRLNTDDSRRTVGGVGRGRGRGRGSGLNRATTTTSSRLHNSSLGMRMSGGTARGGSTVTHRYRSSSAMRHAASRGGNSGGANSGSYNHYGVDHHCGEDPRLVDDLEDETFLHDVARGNKTDDECIYRDGRRRRAQKVEERESKVNLCGDHVHMCKYLSDDDLTYEPYCNYFFKSDDNISVASYLRFFKIVNKKRLKLKANRMSPKVTFNYDTFLTSIVSTNEWKRRVEAQSKGEEGAQRGSDANEAEAGAKEQPNEGDAAKGGEEGAAGEAGAAGEAEEAGEVGEAEKAEEANQTNQTNQANQTSQTSQADQTNQPSLERRTLQQLLQEDSEDLLECTQISPSFLFLVHDSTLVTCLENILKNKVVRTKYIDCLRGVLLHLREKFGDVVLSPQFRGRRGRRLAHHYNEVGGGIITQGELEDGGKQFKQGYEEEEESGATARGGSMLHMTGASSALMGTEHTRRYKGRNVDVGADGRRVGAAGDADAGAAATTASGAATTHGGERRRMRGSGSGRGGTSSGHTNRRGRGSGMHSGRGRGRGRGRGAAAAAAAAAAAGGGAHGNAANGYSLRRKGANGEKFIYRNFEQKYNNKYFINDDAYPTKEACMSGKRRKSHQEQQQMQQMQQMHLQQGGMPGQAMNPSMQQQMQMQRFYNRGAEGDDFEDMDPMRLHPHVMRGDMSGGNLMGSSGNPLNGMNYNEHMNVSHFYIKGEMKDGHDGGGYGYEMDEMGRRKAAAGGGVHIIEEQNGGEHGDYHHHGMMVDIKDELSMENGHHEQHGLRMSTATGTATSPPGMDTDGGKNSFGGMGGATDVGGGAAGGLNGSSSTNDNSMMGMSGMSGVGIGGVGVEGKIEYKNNAHQKVEGKEKVKRRRRSHFNRNNHEMMKAYGGMLKENPNSFMYKNLSMQKKANNYSCLNYKEIKDLLKDLTVLKSGANWKTYKMEDVPSELYKNIRPINQRVTGFKTVLLVDELFERLWEFPSTDIIKVRTVTRGDQFIGDIRIDFYYRQSERTLCRACGRHILKQKFATEHYQRNINCWKEVMWRLGIPELHYYNSVRNDFFDARILNMESNNEQALLDRTLTLYNQELIKKATDFVNDELKYYEENVVTKPRKTKGGGANQCFELDILILDDNNIILPTVKNELDEPYFEISGIYPNNGFPDENYSKNFCFIKITFNKLGGMVLRDLFTLECEFLVDWGDNLLIQAKKYTLHEVYQSSESHDINLRNLYDQGFAYLRCNIPQKSNGKVNLKVRIPKTVWHYWEAITDETLKINYEFLDKHNVHRHLLFCSYLDNVNKNFTAYVKSSSKGAVCGSSYGLGNDVGSCNDDRGDLPMDHPMDHGMDLPMDHPMDHGMDHPMDHTLDHGMDHPMDHPLDHPMDHPMDHPMDHPMDHPLDHPLDHTMDHSMDHPLDHPMDHPMDHPMDHPVDHYPPYPSHHHPHHSGNGPSSIPFDYPKMEEDYSHRSSIIEGKKPKGGNTNSSGSGNASGNNGGSAGANHHSSEHLSGGGKAMHYGYGSSKSDINLSSGMNSGRVMYCQSNSYGSLDYSLMNNLPHQSYPSYGMSNLQNDSDTNCSKTFDQYNAHLELNY; this is translated from the exons atggaagatacATCATATAATGCATACATGAGCGAAGTGCAATCATCCAACACGATATATAACGACGCGAACGAGAAGGAGGCGAGGGACAATGAGAGCGCCATCAACAGTTATAACTTCAGCCAGACGATTAACCCCTACTACGAGTACGTGAATGATGAGGCCGCCGCTGCtcacaggggggaaggcgaCGCAGACACTGTAAAGGTGGCCAGCACCTACGGGAGTGTGGGCAAGCCGGCCATGAGCAACATGACCAATGTGAGCGGCATGACGAATGTGAGTGGCATGACCAACGTGAGTGGCAGCCCCAGCGCCAACTGCCCGGAGGACCCCCTGAAAAACGGCTCCTTTGACCCTAGTGCATCTACCAACAGCGGAAACTATCAGCACCACTTAGTGCATAATTACATGTACAGCCAGAACGGAGGAAACCTCAACGGTGGTGGTGGCAGTAGCGGCGGGATTGGTCCCCCTCAGGAAGAGGGCAACCCCAATGGACCCTCGAGCAACCCCCCCAATGGAATTGATGGCAACGTGGGGAAAGGTGCAGAAGATGAAGAGAATGTTGGAGGCCAGGAAGTCTCCTTCGAATCAGCCAATGGAGAGTACGCAGATCAAATGGGCCACCAAAATGGCATCCCCATGAGTAACcagttttcccattttgaaagtATAACAGATGTGAACCGAACGAATGGAAGtaaccaccaccaccacacCCCCTACGATGCGGACTTCATAGGTAGTGACAATCCGGCGAATCTGGTTGACTACGAAAAGAGAGGAGGCAACAGCAGTGACATCCCCCCAGGGGTTCTAGAGTATCTTAATTATTATAGGAAGTATGGCAATGGGTATAGCAATGGGTATGGCGGCGGGGAGTTCGAGGGACGCGCGTTCGGAAGTGGCGGCCATGTGAATGGATCCCATGTGAAAGACGCCAACGAGAAGGAAGGAGAGTTTTACCCGATGAatgccgcctccccccccaggggttCAGCCCTATTGAACGATGGCGGCAAGGGTGAAGAAAACGCCGGAGAGAGTAGAATGCAGAGGAGCAGCATGGCGTACCACCACTCGCCCAGCAAGTACTTTGAGGGCCGAGTCCCCGGGGGGATGATGCCCACCTATGGGAAGGACAAAATGGTGGGCATGGCGAATGGGATGACGAGCGGCATGTCAAACGGGATGGCAAACGGGATGGCGAGTGGCATGTCGAATGGCATCCCAAACGGACACAACCTCATCAACGCGAACGCAACGTCGACCACCACCACAACCTCCACCACGGCGACGAGCAAAGATGCCAATTACTATTCCTCGCTGCGCCACGAACACAGCAGCAGTAGGGTTTTCCCAATCGGCGAGTttaaccaaatgggggaggaggaagaggaggcagAAGAGGATGATGAAGACGGCGGGAAGAAATGGCAACGCTTTAACAACCAGAGGTCAGCGAACGGCGGTTTCCCCATGATGGGCGCCACCAACAACGGTGCGGGCAACGGCTTCCACAATGCTGCCGCTATGCATAGTGCCAACCAATTTAGCGAGCCAAACGACTATTACCACAATGGCATGTACGGCACGAATGGCGGAAACGGGATGGGAGGTGACCGAATGGGGAGCGATCGAATGGGCGACCGTCGCATGGAAGAGCCCGTTTCTCCAGTGCAGACGCAGATGGGCAGGGGGTACTACCACGGACTTAACCTCAACGACTATCGTAAGTTAAACAAGGGGATCACCAAAGGCGcgagaagaggaaggaagaagaagagcgaGAGTGGCATAGGAACCATCGCCGCCACCGGAAGAGAAGAGCACACCATGCGGAGCTGCAACAGCCGCCGCAGCAGTCGCCGCAGCAGCCACCGCAGCAGCTACCGGAGCAGCCGGCGCGGCAGTCGTGTGAGCAGCCACCGGGGCAGCCGCCGGAGCAGTCGGCGCGGCAGCGGCATCGGCACCACGCTGGGCGCCGGCCTCGCCGCGAGCGTCATCCCCAGCATGAGTGCAAATCATGGCAGCGGTGCGAACCACGGTAGCGGCATGAGTGCAAACCACAGCAGCGGCGGTGCGGCCAGCTACCCCGCGAGCCGCGCGCTGCCCACCCTCGTCAACAATCAAGCCAAGCCGAGGAACAACTACCATTTCTTCAACGCCTCCTTCTCATTTGTCAAAAGGGAATATAACTTTAACTCTAGCATCCGAAGGAATTACATTTCTTTTAGGAATAATTATTATGGGAATAGGAAGCTGTGGCTGAAGCTGAACATGCGAAAGCGTGCAGGCGGGTGTCCCTCCCTGGCCGTGCCCTCCGCAGTCGCAGCGGTTGATACGGTTGGCATTACGGGTGCCGCTAACCACGCTAACCTAGCCAATACCGCTACCCCCGCTAGCATGGCTGGAACGGCCGCGAGAGGGGAGGGGAGAGGCTACTACCAAATGGGGGGTAGCTTTGGCCCAAGTGGAGACCCAGCAGGAACGGCCGTGAACTCCTTTCCCTAtgccagggggggagcagtcAAAGGAGGAGTGGGAGGAGTGGGAAGAGGCAGAGGAGCGGAGCAGGACGAAAACGATATGATGCTAATGATGGGAGTGATTAACCCAGAAGACGACGAAGAAACTTACAGCATGGGCAAGAatgtgaagaggaggaggaggaagagacgAAAGGGAGTGCTCACGGTAGTTAACAATAAGACGAAGGGAACTCGTGGCAGGAAGAGACTAAATACAGATGATAGTAGGAGGACAGTTGGAGGCGtaggaagaggaaggggcAGAGGAAGAGGATCCGGGCTAAACCGAGCAACAACCACAACGTCGAGCAGACTGCACAACAGCTCACTAGGCATGCGCATGAGTGGCGGTACCGCCCGGGGGGGCAGCACCGTGACCCACAGGTACAGGAGCTCCTCGGCCATGCGGCACGCCGCGAGCAGAGGCGGCAACAGTGGAGGCGCTAACAGCGGCAGCTACAACCACTACGGGGTGGACCACCACTGCGGTGAGGACCCCCGGCTGGTGGACGACTTGGAAGACGAAACGTTCCTGCACGACGTCGCcaggggaaacaaaacggATGACGAGTGCATTTACAGGGACGGCAGAAGAAGGCGCGCGCAGAAGGTGGAGGAGCGGGAGAGCAAAGTGAACCTCTGCGGCGACCACGTGCACATGTGTAAATACCTCAGTGACGACGACCTAACCTACGAGCCGTATTGCAACTACTTCTTCAAATCCGATGATAACATCAGCGTGGCTAGCTACTTGaggttttttaaaattgtgaatAAGAAGAGACTTAAATTGAAGGCCAACCGCATGTCCCCCAAGGTGACCTTCAACTACGATACCTTCCTCACCTCCATCGTCAGCACCAATGAGTGGAAGCGCCGGGTGGAGGCCCAATcgaaaggggaggaaggggCCCAGCGGGGGAGCGACGCGAACGAGGCGGAGGCCGGCGCGAAGGAGCAGCCCAACGAGGGGGACGccgccaaagggggagaagagggagCGGCAGGCGAAGCGGGAGCGGCAGgtgaagcggaagaagcagGCGAAGTaggagaagcggaaaaagcgGAAGAAGCCAATCAAACCAACCAAACCAATCAAGCAAACCAAACCAGTCAAACCAGTCAAGCGGATCAAACCAACCAGCCCAGCTTGGAGAGGCGTACCCTCCAGCAGCTGCTCCAGGAGGACAGCGAGGACCTGCTGGAGTGCACCCAAATAAGcccctccttcctcttcctcgttCACGACAGCACCCTGGTGACGTGCTTAGAGAACATCCTCAAAAATAAAGTCGTCAGAACAAAGTACATAGACTGCCTTCGGGGAGTGCTGCTCCACTTGAGGGAGAAATTTGGCGACGTAGTGTTGTCCCCCCAGTTCCGTGGAAGAAGGGGTCGCCGACTGGCCCATCATTACAACGaggtgggggggggaatcaTCACCCAAGGGGAGTTGGAGGATGGTGGCAAGCAATTCAAGCAGGGatatgaggaggaagaagagagtGGTGCTACCGCTAGAGGAGGAAGCATGCTGCATATGACCGGTGCGAGTAGTGCACTCATGGGTACAGAACACACGAGAAGGTATAAAGGAAGAAACGTAGATGTAGGAGCAGATGGTCGTCGCGTTGGAGCGGCAGGTGATGCAGACGCGGGGGCGGCAGCTACAACCGCGAGTGGTGCTGCAACAACCCATGGGGGAGAAAGAAGACGAATGAGAGGCAGTGGAAGTGGTCGTGGAGGCACATCATCCGGCCATACGAACAGACGTGGAAGGGGTAGCGGCATGCATTCAGGCCGAGGAAGAGGCCGAGGAAGAGGCCGAGGAGCAGCCGCCGCCGCCgccgcagcagcagcagcaggagggggagcacATGGCAATGCAGCCAACGGGTACTCCCTGAGGAGGAAGGGAGCCAACGGAGAGAAATTCATTTATCGCAATTTCGAGCAaaagtataataataaatattttattaacgACGATGCGTACCCCACGAAGGAGGCCTGTATGAGtggaaagaggaggaagagtcACCAAGAGCAGCAGCAGATGCAGCAAATGCAGCAGATGCACCTGCAGCAAGGGGGTATGCCCGGTCAGGCCATGAACCCATCGATGCAGCAGCAGATGCAGATGCAGCGCTTCTACAACAGAGGAGCAGAGGGGGACGACTTCGAAGACATGGATCCCATGAGACTTCACCCGCATGTGATGAGAGGAGATATGAGCGGCGGCAACCTGATGGGCAGCAGCGGAAACCCCCTCAACGGAATGAACTACAACGAGCACATGAACGTGAGCCACTTCTACATCAAGGGGGAAATGAAGGATGGCCACGATGGAGGAGGCTACGGCTACGAAATGGACGAAATGGGAAGGAGGAAGGccgcagcaggaggaggggTGCACATTATAGAAGAACAGAACGGAGGTGAGCATGGCGATTACCATCACCACGGAATGATGGTAGACATCAAGGATGAGCTGTCGATGGAGAACGGTCATCACGAGCAGCATGGGTTGAGGATGAGCACCGCCACTGGTACGGCTACCTCCCCACCTGGTATGGACACcgatgggggaaaaaatagcttCGGAGGAATGGGCGGTGCGACTGACGTGGGGGGGGGCGCGGCCGGAGGGCTGAACGGCTCATCCTCCACGAACGATAACAGCATGATGGGGATGAGCGGAATGAGCGGCGTGGGCATAGGCGGCGTCGGCGTGGAGGGGAAGATCGAGTACAAGAACAATGCGCACCAGAAGGTggaggggaaggagaaggtgaagaggaggaggaggagccaCTTCAACAGAAACAACCACGAAATGATGAAGGCCTACGGTGGCATGTTGAAGGAAAACCCAAACAGTTTTATGTATAAGAATTTAtcgatgcaaaaaaaggcaaataatTACTCCTGTTTGAACTACAAGGAAATAAAGGACCTGCTGAAGGACCTGACTGTGCTGAAGAGTGGTGCCAACTGGAAGACCTACAAGATGGAAGATGTGCCTAGCGAGTTATATAAGAACATTCGGCCCATTAACCAGCGGGTGACTGGCTTTAAGACCGTGTTGCTGGTGGACGAGCTGTTCGAGAGGCTGTGGGAGTTCCCCAGCACGGACATCATCAAGGTGCGAACCGTCACGCGTGGGGACCAGTTCATCGGCGACATCCGCATAGACTTTTACTACCGCCAGAGCGAGCGCACGCTGTGCCGCGCGTGCGGCCGCCACATCCTCAAGCAGAAGTTCGCCACGGAGCACTACCAGAGGAACATCA actGCTGGAAGGAAGTCATGTGGAGACTGGGCATCCCCGAGTTGCATTACTACAACTCAGTTCGTAACGA ctTCTTCGACGCGCGGATCCTGAACATGGAGAGCAACAACGAGCAGGCGCTGCTGGACCGAACGCTGACGCTGTACAATCAGGAGCTGATCAAGAAGGCCACGGACTTCGTCAACGACGAGCTGAAGTACTACGAGGAAAACGTCGTGACCAAGCCCAGGAAGACCAAGGGAGGAGGAGCCAACCAGTGCTTCGAGCTGGACATCCTCATCCTCGACGACAATAACATTATCCTACCAACGGTCAAGAACGAGTTGGACGAGCCCTATTTTGAAATCTCAGGCATTTACCCAAATAACGGATTCCCAGATGAGAATTACTCAAAAAATTTCTGCTTCATCAAAATTACTTTTAATAAGCTTGGAGGGATGGTTCTGCGCGATTTGTTTACCCTTGAATGTGAGTTCCTGGTAGACTGGGGAGACAACCTACTCATCCAGGCGAAGAAATACACCCTCCATGAAGTTTACCAGTCGTCCGAATCGCATGATATTAATTTGAGGAACCTATATGACCAAGGGTTTGCCTATTTACGTTGCAACATCCCGCAGAAGAGCAATGGAAAGGTAAATTTAAAAGTGAGGATCCCCAAGACGGTGTGGCATTACTGGGAGGCTATCACAGATGAGACACTCAAAATTAACTACGAATTTTTAGATAAGCATAATGTGCATAGGCATCTGCTCTTCTGCTCCTACTTAGATAACGTGAATAAGAACTTCACCGCCTATGTTAAGAGCTCCTCCAAGGGGGCCGTCTGCGGCAGCAGCTACGGTTTGGGTAACGACGTGGGCAGCTGCAACGACGACCGGGGGGACCTCCCGATGGATCATCCGATGGATCATGGGATGGACCTCCCGATGGATCATCCGATGGATCATGGGATGGACCACCCGATGGATCATACACTGGATCATGGGATGGATCACCCGATGGATCATCCGCTTGACCATCCGATGGACCACCCGATGGACCACCCGATGGACCACCCCATGGATCATCCACTTGACCACCCGCTTGACCACACCATGGATCACTCGATGGATCATCCACTTGACCACCCGATGGACCACCCGATGGACCACCCGATGGACCACCCCGTGGACCACTACCCGCCTTACCCGTCGCACCACCACCCGCACCACAGCGGCAACGGACCCAGCAGCATCCCCTTCGACTACCCCAAGATGGAGGAGGACTACTCCCACAGGTCTTCCATCAtcgaggggaagaagcccaaagggggaaacaccaacagcagcggcagcggcaATGCCAGCGGCAACAATGGAGGTAGTGCCGGCGCAAACCACCACTCATCGGAGCACCTCTCCGGAGGAGGCAAGGCCATGCATTACGGCTACGGTTCTTCCAAATCTGACATCAACCTCAGCAGCGGCATGAACAGCGGGAGGGTCATGTACTGCCAGAGCAATTCCTACGGCAGCCTGGATTACTCCCTGATGAATAACCTCCCCCACCAGAGCTACCCCAGCTACGGCATGAGCAACCTGCAGAACGACTCGGACACTAACTGCTCCAAGACCTTCGACCAGTACAACGCCCACCTGGAGCTGAACTATTAG